The DNA window GGCAGGCGCTTCCGCAGGTAAAAACGGCATACGCAAAAGATTGATGCCCATCGCTTCAATCACGCTCATGCTCTCATTGCCTTCACGGGCAAAATCGCGCAATGCTTCATAAGCCAACTCGAATTGTTCTGCGCGAGTCAGCAAAAGCGCAGCGTGAAAACGAACCACATTGGTCAGTTCCTTATTCTGTCCCAAACCGAGTTGGCGGGCATATTGAATATCGGCGAGCGCCTCGTCGTAATTTTTCAGTTTAAATTCACAAAGCCCGATCATCGCCCAGCCGGGACCATTGGTTTTCTGTAAAACCAGTAAATTTCTGAAGGCATCGCGCCCTTCGCCGTAGCGGTCAAGGGTATAAAAAATCGAACCGAGATACCACCAGCCTTCCACCCAGTTGGAACTCGCGCGCAACGCCTGATTGTAAAGCACAATGGCATCTTCAAGTCGCCCTTCCTGCCGCGCAGCATCCGCTTGCCTGGAAAATTGTTCAAATTGCGGATTGGCTTTCGGAGCCGTTTTCGCAGGCGCTTTCCGCTTTGCCCCTTTCGATTGCGCGAAGGTTACAGGCGAAAGGCAAATAACCAATGCCATAACCAAAAGGACAATGCCCGGTTGTTTGAAATTCGCTCTGACTCTGCCAATATCGCGATTCAAGGCTTTTGTTTTTTTCACCACAGAGACACAGAACCACAGAGGATTGCTAAACATCTCTTTTGCGAATAATTTTTCCGGCTCTGTGCCTTTGTGGCTCTGTGGTTTTTCCATGTTCATATCTGCTTGTTGATTTCTTTGCGAAAGACTGCACATCAAAATGGCTTTTTCTCTTCGGGTTTATCGGGCTTCCTGGTTTCCGGCAAAGTTTCGCCGCGATACGCCGGGCCTAAGCCTTCTTTCGCGCCCGGCGCTTTCGATTGCCGTTCGGCATTGAGCTTTTGAATGATAGCGCGTTCGCGGTCGCCGTCCACTTTGCGTTTCAAACGATAATAAACTGTGGCAAGCAAGACGTGCGCTTCAACAAAATCAGGAGCCTGTTTGATGATGTCTTCAAGCATCCGTTGCGCTTCGACGGTTTTGCCAAGCGACATATTCACATTGGCGATGAAATAAATCACGTTCAGTTCACGCGAGCGCACGCTCAACGCTTTCTGCAAAAATTTCAAAGCTTCTTCGTATTTCTGGTCTTCTTTGAGCAACATTCCTGAATAGAGATTAGCCTCGAAATCATTGGGATTAATTGCGAGTTCGGCGGTAAAGGCTTTCATCGCGCTTTCGCGTTCGCCTGCGCCAAGCAAGGCTTGCCCGTGCATCGAATTTGCCGTCGGCAATTGCGGATTGAGCGCGATGGCGCGGGCAAATTCTTTGGCGGCTCCCGGATAATCGCGAATCATCAAATAAGCCGACCCCATCAACAAACGCGCTTCGGCGGATTCGCCTTTGCGAAGAATGTAATCAATGAGCACCTGTCCTTTATCGGGTTGATGGTCGCGTATGTAAGCCGTGCCGAGCAGATAAGCGATGGTGAGATTTTCCGAAGCCGACGATTCATAAGGCGAAAGCAAAGCGATGACTTTTTTATATTCGCCAAGTCTCAGGCGACAATCCGCCAACAACAACAAAGGGTTTTGAACCACCGCATCAGCCGACACCAGT is part of the Acidobacteriota bacterium genome and encodes:
- a CDS encoding tetratricopeptide repeat protein, producing MEKPQSHKGTEPEKLFAKEMFSNPLWFCVSVVKKTKALNRDIGRVRANFKQPGIVLLVMALVICLSPVTFAQSKGAKRKAPAKTAPKANPQFEQFSRQADAARQEGRLEDAIVLYNQALRASSNWVEGWWYLGSIFYTLDRYGEGRDAFRNLLVLQKTNGPGWAMIGLCEFKLKNYDEALADIQYARQLGLGQNKELTNVVRFHAALLLTRAEQFELAYEALRDFAREGNESMSVIEAMGINLLRMPFLPAEAPADKREIILLAGRAAFFMAARRVGEAQGAFQELLARYPDAPNVHYAYGAHLLIESPDQALEEFKRELKISPAHIPALLQIAFEYLKRNDAEAAKPYAEQSVKIAPNLFATRNALGRVLTDLGQIDEAIKELESGVKLAPESPEMRFALARAYARAGRKDDAARERAMFVKLDKEKRTRREGAQAVGGISADSEKKPKEKPKP
- a CDS encoding tetratricopeptide repeat protein, with the protein product MSNLKIKFVLMWVAAALCAAPFAFAQAKEAQQIFTRAMELHQAGNLEAAAEEYKKFLTLYPKVIEARSNLGAVYARLGRFNEAIEEYKKALTIDKQNAGVRFNLAVAYYKSAQYTEAASELEKLVSADAVVQNPLLLLADCRLRLGEYKKVIALLSPYESSASENLTIAYLLGTAYIRDHQPDKGQVLIDYILRKGESAEARLLMGSAYLMIRDYPGAAKEFARAIALNPQLPTANSMHGQALLGAGERESAMKAFTAELAINPNDFEANLYSGMLLKEDQKYEEALKFLQKALSVRSRELNVIYFIANVNMSLGKTVEAQRMLEDIIKQAPDFVEAHVLLATVYYRLKRKVDGDRERAIIQKLNAERQSKAPGAKEGLGPAYRGETLPETRKPDKPEEKKPF